A window of the Gemmatirosa kalamazoonensis genome harbors these coding sequences:
- a CDS encoding PEP-CTERM sorting domain-containing protein (PEP-CTERM proteins occur, often in large numbers, in the proteomes of bacteria that also encode an exosortase, a predicted intramembrane cysteine proteinase. The presence of a PEP-CTERM domain at a protein's C-terminus predicts cleavage within the sorting domain, followed by covalent anchoring to some some component of the (usually Gram-negative) cell surface. Many PEP-CTERM proteins exhibit an unusual sequence composition that includes large numbers of potential glycosylation sites. Expression of one such protein has been shown restore the ability of a bacterium to form floc, a type of biofilm.), with translation MLPHTRHILLAIAAAVVVPNAHAQLVKLGPGAFTPLATAITFDEAGRHISDVNPVYDFTGVPGIGNVTVSFAGAFTGQSVVGSPVRTLAGNPSGPLSLNTATITYISGDPDVPSAPVLSGSPQYNGPIVMLFSHPVAAVGLQGGYFNAVGGTSITAYDANGNPLGTLANSQTGLEFFGLADASGNNVISGLAFYITGSEPFGFDIDDVTFGSRAAVNLPASPVPEPSTVALLATGLAVVGVAVRRRPAMRRRA, from the coding sequence ATGCTGCCGCACACCCGCCACATCCTCCTCGCGATCGCCGCCGCCGTCGTGGTGCCTAACGCTCACGCCCAGCTCGTGAAGCTCGGGCCCGGCGCGTTCACGCCGCTCGCCACCGCCATCACGTTCGACGAGGCCGGCCGTCACATCTCCGACGTCAACCCGGTGTACGACTTCACCGGGGTGCCGGGGATCGGGAACGTCACCGTCAGCTTCGCCGGCGCGTTCACCGGTCAGAGCGTCGTCGGAAGTCCCGTGCGGACCCTCGCCGGCAACCCCAGCGGACCGCTCTCGCTGAACACGGCGACGATCACGTACATCTCTGGCGACCCGGACGTGCCGTCGGCGCCGGTCCTGAGCGGCAGCCCGCAGTACAACGGGCCGATCGTCATGCTGTTCAGCCACCCCGTGGCGGCCGTGGGGCTCCAGGGCGGCTACTTCAACGCGGTCGGCGGGACGTCGATCACCGCGTACGACGCGAACGGCAACCCGCTCGGCACGCTGGCGAACTCGCAGACGGGCCTCGAGTTCTTCGGGCTCGCCGACGCGAGCGGCAACAACGTCATCTCGGGGCTCGCCTTCTACATCACGGGCAGCGAGCCGTTCGGCTTCGACATCGACGACGTCACGTTCGGATCGCGGGCCGCCGTCAACCTCCCGGCCTCGCCGGTCCCCGAGCCGTCGACCGTCGCGCTGCTGGCGACGGGGCTGGCCGTGGTCGGCGTCGCGGTGCGTCGCCGCCCGGCCATGCGCCGCCGCGCGTGA